From a single Labrenzia sp. PHM005 genomic region:
- a CDS encoding chemotaxis protein CheA codes for MSGQSFGNDELAQFKRTFFEECTELLADLDERLALMQEEVADSEALNAIFRAVHSIKAGAGAFGFMQLVEFAHRYEALLDHLRDGAIPQTKHVADVLIRAGDILAAMVEAAQGEVALDASYGADVRADLDQILSEIQGGGDTETNAHQETAPEQSGGSGSRQTFSIEFRPHSVLFRHGNDPLLLIRELKRLGDAVVTCDYSQLPHLTSLEPEDSYLSWSILLATDHGEDEIREVFEFVEDDCDLKVTVVAQAEAVDADVETAPVQDQSGQEAAVQQKPDAPEPVEPAAISQQSSTAPKAPAEAGSKQAAAQGGMSSIRVDLERVDRLVNVVGELVIMQSMQAQQASDGRPGTTGMSLQGHEEMARVIRELQECVMAIRMQPVKSVFARMPRLVREVSGKLGKQIRLITEGEQTEVDKTVIEELADPLTHMIRNAIDHGIEDPDVRVENGKKPLGTIKLSARHAGGNIIIQVTDNGKGINRDTLLKKAVEKGIVPSDAKLSDEEIDDLIFAPGFSTAQSVTDVSGRGVGMDVVRRNINNLGGRISVQSSFGKGTRFTLTIPLTLAVLDGMLVALGAETYILPLTSIVESFRPTTEQFRALAGGGEVVAMRGEYIRLIRIHQLFNVPDAISDPCKGLVVVTETANGGKVALLIDELIGQQQVVIKSIQENFDPVPGVSGATILGNGRVALILDIEQLKMLQVPAHREVVAARTKLSEDLGSSPSSPAVPLTNSDGSQSPATV; via the coding sequence ATGTCTGGCCAATCTTTCGGCAATGACGAACTCGCGCAGTTCAAGAGAACATTCTTTGAAGAATGTACGGAGTTGCTTGCAGATCTGGATGAGCGGCTTGCGCTCATGCAGGAAGAGGTGGCCGACAGCGAAGCCTTGAACGCCATTTTTCGTGCGGTCCATTCTATAAAGGCAGGTGCAGGGGCCTTTGGCTTCATGCAGCTGGTCGAATTCGCTCATAGATATGAAGCATTGCTGGACCATCTGCGTGATGGCGCAATTCCACAGACCAAACATGTAGCAGATGTTCTGATCCGGGCGGGCGATATCCTGGCGGCTATGGTCGAGGCGGCGCAAGGCGAAGTGGCACTGGATGCCAGCTACGGTGCGGACGTTAGAGCGGACCTCGATCAGATCCTGTCCGAGATTCAGGGTGGTGGAGACACTGAAACAAACGCGCATCAAGAGACGGCACCTGAACAATCGGGAGGTTCCGGGTCTCGCCAGACATTCTCTATCGAGTTTCGTCCGCACTCGGTGCTCTTTCGTCACGGAAACGACCCGCTTTTATTGATCCGCGAGTTGAAGCGGCTGGGCGATGCAGTGGTCACCTGTGACTATTCCCAACTGCCGCACCTGACGTCTCTGGAGCCGGAAGATTCTTACCTCTCTTGGTCGATTCTGCTCGCCACTGATCATGGCGAGGACGAAATCCGTGAGGTTTTTGAATTCGTCGAAGACGACTGTGATTTGAAAGTCACGGTTGTGGCGCAAGCTGAAGCGGTTGACGCGGATGTGGAAACTGCGCCAGTTCAGGATCAGAGCGGGCAAGAGGCAGCGGTGCAACAGAAACCGGACGCGCCGGAGCCTGTCGAACCCGCTGCAATTTCACAACAGTCGAGTACGGCTCCAAAGGCTCCAGCGGAAGCTGGGTCCAAACAAGCTGCTGCGCAAGGCGGCATGTCGTCAATCCGGGTGGACTTGGAACGTGTCGACCGGCTGGTGAATGTCGTTGGAGAGCTGGTGATTATGCAATCCATGCAAGCTCAGCAGGCCAGTGACGGACGACCGGGCACAACTGGGATGAGCCTACAGGGCCACGAGGAGATGGCCCGTGTTATTCGCGAGCTTCAAGAATGCGTCATGGCGATCCGTATGCAACCAGTTAAATCTGTGTTCGCCCGCATGCCACGATTGGTCAGGGAAGTTTCCGGCAAGCTGGGCAAACAGATTCGTCTGATCACGGAGGGGGAGCAGACCGAAGTCGATAAGACGGTTATCGAGGAACTGGCCGATCCGCTAACGCACATGATCCGCAATGCGATCGATCATGGGATTGAAGATCCGGACGTTCGGGTCGAGAACGGCAAGAAACCTCTTGGAACGATCAAGCTCTCCGCGCGTCACGCTGGTGGCAACATCATCATTCAAGTGACCGATAACGGAAAGGGTATCAACCGGGATACTTTGCTCAAGAAGGCCGTGGAGAAGGGGATTGTCCCATCAGACGCAAAGCTGTCCGATGAAGAAATTGACGATCTTATTTTTGCCCCGGGTTTTTCAACGGCGCAATCTGTCACCGATGTATCTGGACGTGGTGTCGGGATGGATGTTGTCCGCCGGAATATCAACAATCTCGGTGGTCGTATTTCTGTGCAGTCTTCTTTCGGCAAAGGAACCCGTTTTACGCTGACCATTCCTCTGACGCTTGCCGTTCTGGACGGAATGCTGGTTGCATTGGGTGCCGAGACATACATCTTGCCACTAACAAGCATCGTGGAAAGTTTCAGGCCAACCACAGAGCAGTTCCGTGCGTTGGCAGGTGGTGGTGAAGTGGTTGCCATGCGAGGCGAATACATTCGCCTGATCCGTATCCACCAGCTGTTCAATGTACCCGATGCCATCAGTGATCCATGCAAGGGGTTGGTGGTCGTCACCGAAACCGCAAATGGCGGCAAGGTTGCCTTGCTGATTGATGAACTGATCGGTCAGCAGCAGGTTGTGATCAAAAGTATCCAAGAGAATTTCGATCCGGTGCCCGGGGTTTCTGGGGCCACAATTCTGGGCAATGGGCGGGTCGCACTGATCCTCGACATTGAACAGTTGAAGATGCTGCAGGTTCCTGCGCACCGGGAAGTGGTGGCAGCTCGAACAAAACTATCGGAAGACCTCGGCTCGTCGCCGTCTTCTCCGGCAGTACCATTGACCAACTCGGACGGCTCTCAATCGCCGGCCACAGTGTGA
- a CDS encoding response regulator yields MSKRVLTVDDSKTMRDMVRFTLKGAGFDVVEAEDGVQALSVLEKDKVDLIITDINMPNMDGVTLVKRVRGGGGSHRAVPILVLTTEGGDAKKADGKAAGATGWIVKPFTPDKLVQVVNKVCP; encoded by the coding sequence ATGAGTAAGCGCGTCCTGACAGTAGATGATTCAAAAACCATGCGAGACATGGTTCGCTTCACATTGAAAGGTGCTGGTTTTGATGTCGTCGAAGCAGAAGACGGTGTTCAAGCACTGTCCGTCCTCGAGAAGGACAAGGTCGACCTCATTATTACAGACATCAACATGCCGAATATGGATGGCGTAACGCTCGTAAAACGGGTCCGGGGTGGGGGCGGTAGCCACCGTGCTGTCCCCATTCTCGTCCTGACCACCGAAGGAGGCGACGCAAAAAAAGCTGATGGCAAAGCTGCTGGCGCCACCGGCTGGATAGTCAAACCTTTCACGCCGGACAAACTCGTCCAGGTTGTGAACAAAGTCTGCCCCTAA
- a CDS encoding STAS domain-containing protein produces MTSDTNSPFQLPSCVDFSRVQQLAEDLRAAQLENSNLQIDAGEVDQIGTPAAQVLVAAALQAGSDGQQFEVISQTESFQQVFEDLGLSDQIEQWSKD; encoded by the coding sequence ATGACAAGCGACACGAACAGTCCATTCCAGCTTCCAAGTTGTGTTGATTTCTCTCGCGTCCAGCAATTGGCCGAAGATTTGCGGGCTGCGCAGTTGGAAAACTCCAACTTGCAAATAGACGCCGGCGAAGTTGATCAGATCGGTACGCCCGCCGCTCAAGTGCTGGTTGCAGCTGCGCTGCAAGCTGGAAGTGATGGACAGCAATTCGAGGTTATCAGCCAAACCGAAAGTTTCCAGCAAGTCTTCGAGGATTTGGGCCTCTCCGACCAGATCGAACAGTGGAGCAAAGATTGA
- a CDS encoding hybrid sensor histidine kinase/response regulator, whose amino-acid sequence MPHNDLQLPKTSDNAARPDATDHPPALISALSEPDALIYWWVDIAYRKVQYSRSFCRQIGVQRDTLKSDPNAWQPYVHPQNLEELNNTLKSLRKDFVEEKTLQIRFWGPGGEWQWFKTRIRKVHNPTKHDRPFGLILFQDITAEKRAEMMLKDQSSQLAHALNNARQAVWDRDFRTGKTFYSRAWSEMLGYRPEDITDDPNMWQTLMHPDDLPDVLAADRAHLNGQTERFRQEFRMRHKDGHWVWILDRGQVVERDGQGNPLRMIGTHADITQRVETHAALEASQRKAEQAAQAKSDFLSNMSHELRTPLTSILGVSDLLLEELRGVLADQYISALTMQKEAGAGLLAIVNDILDFTKIEAGDLPIEDTPFCLPEQVATVLDLVEKIAENKGVSVHLKITDSSLDHVTGDPFRTRQVLINLVSNAIKFTPSGGLVTVSIRQKPEGIVEFQVADTGIGIAPDVIPNLFKRFTQADTSTTRQYGGSGLGLAISHRLVELMGGHIDVESTPNEGSVFTFEIPLAKAEPVTAPSQDTVPTIHCEEKLDGIRVLLAEDNEVNQALIKSRLEKSGATVHAVSNGLDAVDAAKTETFDVILMDIQMPIMDGMEASQAIKQDSVQPDCPILALTANVYAQKKATKDGIPIDAWLTKPVDWSLLISSIAKLRGNGQLDETPNAAGDDTINGEKQTDENGSASLTQEAEADNNPQLKEMLDLVGAEETLRLAQVFEEELKTRLEVVQAERENPAELSRQVHALASAAYSFGFIALSDCCRKIMALCENTDPDLASTLDEFDALASQTLLSISRISNQLSTAE is encoded by the coding sequence ATGCCTCACAACGATCTGCAGTTGCCAAAAACATCTGATAACGCCGCTAGACCGGACGCTACGGACCATCCGCCCGCTTTGATCAGCGCGCTTTCCGAACCCGATGCTCTCATTTATTGGTGGGTGGATATCGCATATCGGAAAGTGCAGTATTCACGGAGTTTCTGCCGGCAAATTGGTGTACAGCGCGATACCTTGAAGTCAGATCCGAATGCTTGGCAGCCTTATGTTCATCCGCAAAACCTTGAAGAACTGAACAATACTCTCAAAAGCCTTCGAAAAGACTTCGTGGAGGAAAAAACGCTGCAAATCCGGTTCTGGGGCCCCGGAGGCGAATGGCAATGGTTTAAAACCCGAATAAGGAAAGTACATAATCCTACAAAACACGACAGGCCCTTCGGACTTATCCTTTTTCAGGACATCACTGCCGAGAAACGAGCCGAGATGATGCTGAAGGATCAAAGCTCTCAACTTGCCCATGCTTTGAACAATGCAAGGCAAGCCGTCTGGGACCGGGATTTCAGAACCGGCAAAACCTTTTACTCTCGAGCGTGGTCTGAAATGTTAGGGTACCGGCCCGAGGATATCACCGACGATCCAAACATGTGGCAGACACTGATGCACCCAGATGATCTGCCTGATGTACTTGCCGCGGACCGAGCCCATCTTAACGGCCAGACGGAGAGGTTTCGGCAGGAATTTCGAATGCGCCACAAAGATGGCCATTGGGTTTGGATCTTGGATCGGGGGCAGGTGGTAGAACGGGACGGCCAGGGAAACCCTCTCCGAATGATCGGCACTCATGCGGACATCACTCAGCGGGTTGAAACCCATGCGGCCTTGGAAGCATCTCAAAGAAAGGCCGAACAGGCAGCTCAGGCAAAGTCGGATTTTTTGTCCAATATGAGCCACGAACTCCGCACCCCCCTAACCAGCATTCTCGGTGTTTCGGATTTACTTTTAGAAGAGTTGCGCGGAGTTCTAGCGGATCAATACATTTCCGCCCTCACCATGCAAAAGGAAGCAGGAGCCGGATTGCTGGCCATCGTAAATGACATCCTTGACTTCACTAAAATCGAAGCCGGCGATCTGCCAATCGAAGATACACCCTTTTGTTTACCTGAACAGGTCGCGACCGTCCTGGATTTGGTTGAAAAAATCGCGGAGAACAAAGGCGTCTCGGTTCATCTCAAGATAACGGACAGTAGTCTGGATCATGTCACCGGAGACCCTTTTCGAACCCGGCAAGTCCTTATCAATCTCGTATCAAATGCGATCAAATTTACGCCTTCCGGAGGACTGGTTACTGTCAGTATTCGACAAAAGCCGGAAGGTATAGTCGAGTTTCAGGTCGCGGACACCGGAATCGGGATCGCACCAGACGTCATTCCGAACTTGTTTAAGCGGTTTACACAGGCAGACACGTCCACCACGCGCCAATACGGCGGCTCGGGCCTTGGCCTTGCCATATCGCACCGGCTCGTCGAATTGATGGGCGGCCACATCGATGTCGAAAGTACCCCAAATGAAGGCTCAGTGTTTACGTTTGAAATCCCGCTAGCGAAAGCAGAACCTGTAACAGCGCCATCGCAAGATACTGTTCCCACCATCCATTGTGAGGAAAAGCTTGACGGTATTCGCGTCCTTCTTGCCGAAGACAATGAGGTCAACCAGGCTCTGATAAAATCACGCCTCGAAAAATCAGGGGCTACGGTTCACGCCGTGTCCAACGGGTTGGATGCGGTTGATGCAGCTAAGACCGAAACTTTTGATGTCATCCTAATGGATATCCAGATGCCCATCATGGATGGAATGGAGGCCAGTCAGGCCATCAAGCAGGACTCTGTTCAACCAGATTGCCCAATCCTGGCCCTGACCGCGAATGTCTATGCCCAAAAGAAAGCCACAAAAGATGGCATTCCAATAGACGCCTGGCTCACCAAGCCAGTCGACTGGTCTTTACTGATCTCTTCAATCGCTAAGCTTCGCGGCAACGGGCAGCTTGATGAAACACCTAATGCGGCCGGCGATGACACGATAAATGGCGAAAAACAAACTGACGAAAATGGGTCAGCTTCTTTGACACAGGAAGCCGAAGCCGACAATAACCCGCAATTGAAAGAGATGCTGGATCTGGTTGGAGCTGAAGAAACCTTGCGCCTGGCGCAAGTGTTTGAGGAAGAATTGAAAACCCGACTGGAAGTTGTTCAGGCGGAACGCGAGAACCCTGCAGAACTCTCTCGACAGGTTCATGCACTTGCTTCTGCTGCATACTCGTTCGGCTTCATCGCACTCTCGGATTGTTGCCGTAAGATCATGGCCTTGTGCGAAAACACAGATCCTGATCTAGCCTCAACCCTTGATGAATTCGACGCATTAGCTTCACAAACTTTGCTTTCCATTAGTCGGATATCAAATCAGCTAAGCACTGCAGAGTGA
- a CDS encoding ABC transporter substrate-binding protein produces the protein MRKALVFAAVAAGMTALSSGVQAQDCTTKIGAALPTSVDWGRPIAEVAQFAVDQVNEAGGAGGCSIEMILRDTQVDPKVGVDAAKALVDLEGVKVLLGAVSSGVSMPILSSVTVPSGVMQMSCCSSSTAFTRLAEEGKTKGLWFRTFATTGVQSAMGAKVAADNGFKSVAILYKNDDWGQDMAKLIAADFAAAGVKVTASVAINDAQPSYRAEVTEALGSQPEALYLALYPTEGTSAVREWLSLGGTQNMILANSLKSDEFRDNVGLQYLGGALGTDTASPRVESADAFKAAYKAKFGSEPNGPGLANSYDAAMIALLAMEAAGKGASGADIAAAVSKVTDPNGKAVTADAAGFAAAKATLSEGGTVMYQGATGNVRFDANGDVSAPAVVWKFTDSGTEEVEYLSLTEVDAFIASLK, from the coding sequence ATGAGAAAAGCACTTGTTTTTGCGGCCGTCGCCGCAGGCATGACGGCTCTGAGCAGCGGTGTTCAAGCCCAGGACTGTACGACCAAGATCGGAGCGGCATTGCCGACCTCTGTGGACTGGGGCCGGCCGATCGCAGAAGTTGCCCAGTTCGCTGTTGACCAGGTTAATGAAGCGGGTGGCGCCGGGGGTTGTTCCATCGAGATGATCTTGCGGGACACTCAGGTCGATCCGAAGGTTGGCGTTGACGCGGCCAAGGCGCTGGTCGATCTGGAAGGGGTGAAGGTGCTCCTGGGCGCAGTGTCTTCCGGTGTCTCCATGCCGATTCTTTCGTCTGTGACGGTGCCCAGTGGTGTCATGCAGATGTCCTGCTGTTCCTCGTCAACGGCCTTCACCAGGCTGGCGGAAGAGGGCAAGACCAAGGGCCTTTGGTTCCGCACCTTTGCAACCACCGGGGTTCAGTCTGCGATGGGCGCCAAAGTCGCTGCAGACAACGGCTTCAAATCGGTCGCCATCCTCTACAAGAACGATGACTGGGGCCAGGACATGGCCAAACTGATTGCAGCGGACTTTGCCGCGGCCGGGGTTAAGGTCACGGCCTCTGTTGCGATCAACGATGCCCAACCATCCTATCGTGCCGAAGTCACCGAGGCGCTCGGCAGCCAGCCGGAAGCGCTTTATCTGGCGCTTTATCCGACCGAAGGCACGTCGGCTGTGCGCGAATGGCTGTCGCTTGGCGGTACGCAGAACATGATCCTGGCAAACTCTTTGAAATCCGACGAGTTCCGGGACAATGTCGGCCTGCAATATCTTGGCGGTGCCTTGGGGACGGACACGGCTTCGCCGCGTGTTGAGAGCGCGGACGCTTTCAAGGCGGCATACAAGGCGAAATTCGGCTCCGAGCCGAACGGACCGGGTCTGGCAAACAGCTATGACGCGGCCATGATCGCCTTGCTCGCCATGGAAGCAGCCGGCAAGGGTGCCTCTGGTGCCGATATTGCTGCGGCCGTTTCCAAAGTGACCGATCCCAACGGCAAGGCGGTCACTGCCGATGCGGCCGGATTCGCAGCTGCAAAAGCCACGTTGTCCGAAGGCGGCACTGTGATGTATCAGGGCGCGACCGGCAATGTCCGTTTTGACGCCAATGGCGATGTTTCCGCGCCAGCTGTTGTTTGGAAATTCACAGACAGCGGTACGGAAGAAGTGGAGTACCTGTCGCTGACCGAGGTGGATGCGTTTATTGCGTCTCTGAAATAG
- a CDS encoding branched-chain amino acid ABC transporter permease, giving the protein MIGVISYLVFFSTVAAILAIAVLGLNLQWGNTGLFNGGVVASFGAGAYGTLILGGTPQDGHLGGFELFYPLALIGGMIFAGALAWVVGKLTLRLRHDYLAIATFGVAVAFENVMRNATAVTGGAQGIRGFERPFQNILGSGFGYNLLFLVAVLIFLILVYGFLGRLTVSPFGRLLRAIREDETAARSLGKSPDKVRLTAFVTGSVIIGLAGGLYGTFYAFVSPQDVLPILTFQIWAMLIVGGAGNNKGAMAGAFLIWGAWTFSGWALSRFAPVEAQLYTGSIQFVLIGMVIVGMLLWRPQGLFPEQLVVSQPGGGHREKTQAEGLT; this is encoded by the coding sequence ATGATTGGTGTCATCTCCTATCTGGTGTTCTTTTCGACCGTTGCCGCGATCCTCGCGATTGCCGTTTTGGGACTGAACCTTCAGTGGGGCAACACAGGGCTCTTCAATGGAGGCGTTGTCGCTTCGTTCGGGGCTGGCGCCTACGGAACACTGATCCTCGGCGGTACGCCGCAGGACGGGCACCTTGGTGGTTTTGAGCTGTTTTATCCGCTGGCGCTCATAGGCGGTATGATCTTCGCCGGTGCGCTGGCCTGGGTGGTCGGCAAGCTGACGCTTCGCCTCAGGCATGACTATCTGGCGATTGCAACGTTCGGAGTTGCCGTTGCCTTTGAAAATGTCATGCGCAACGCAACCGCAGTTACGGGCGGAGCTCAGGGGATCAGAGGGTTCGAACGCCCGTTCCAAAACATTCTCGGCAGTGGCTTTGGCTACAATCTGTTGTTCTTGGTCGCCGTTCTGATTTTTCTCATCCTTGTCTATGGTTTCCTGGGACGCCTGACCGTCTCGCCCTTCGGCCGCTTGTTGCGGGCAATCCGCGAGGACGAGACAGCCGCCCGCTCACTCGGGAAATCTCCCGACAAGGTCCGACTCACTGCCTTTGTTACCGGTTCAGTAATCATCGGTCTTGCCGGCGGGCTTTACGGCACTTTCTACGCCTTTGTCAGCCCGCAGGATGTTCTGCCGATCCTGACATTCCAGATCTGGGCGATGCTGATTGTTGGTGGTGCTGGCAACAACAAGGGCGCTATGGCGGGCGCCTTTCTGATCTGGGGCGCCTGGACGTTTTCCGGCTGGGCCCTGTCCCGCTTCGCACCTGTTGAAGCTCAACTTTACACCGGTTCGATCCAGTTTGTTCTGATCGGCATGGTGATCGTCGGCATGCTGCTCTGGAGACCTCAAGGTCTGTTCCCCGAGCAGCTGGTCGTTTCGCAACCCGGAGGAGGACACCGGGAAAAGACACAAGCAGAGGGACTAACATGA
- a CDS encoding branched-chain amino acid ABC transporter permease, whose amino-acid sequence MIQHLVDGILVGSFLSLGAIGLTMAMHILRFANFSHAELLSIGAYCALVFDKVFESLLPVLSEKIGPLSMTGALAISIVLSMALTGLSAVLIDRFVFQRVRQKGEELSMVFASFGMALIIRNVIGLIFGLSGELYSSDIAFAMVLSRDPLLLVKPDQVFVLIAALVLMLALHLVLSRTTFGFSLRAVAENPGLAQVHGVNLKRMIAAVWIIGGGLGAVAGIFYGLSYQITPVMGRDLVLPIFAATIVGGIGSVYGAVLGGFIVGIASNLALVILPSGYSPSVPFLMILAVLLVRPNGLFGEARA is encoded by the coding sequence ATGATCCAGCATCTCGTCGACGGTATTCTGGTCGGTTCCTTCCTGTCGCTCGGCGCAATCGGTCTCACCATGGCCATGCACATCTTGCGCTTTGCGAATTTCTCGCACGCCGAGCTTTTGTCGATAGGTGCCTATTGTGCACTGGTTTTTGACAAGGTGTTCGAGAGCCTGTTGCCGGTTCTTTCGGAAAAAATCGGCCCGCTCTCGATGACGGGTGCGCTCGCCATTTCAATCGTCCTGTCCATGGCTTTGACCGGCCTCTCCGCCGTTTTAATCGACCGGTTCGTCTTTCAAAGAGTTCGCCAGAAGGGCGAAGAACTCTCCATGGTGTTTGCATCCTTCGGCATGGCACTCATCATCCGCAATGTGATCGGGTTGATCTTTGGCCTGTCCGGCGAGCTTTATTCCAGCGACATCGCCTTTGCGATGGTGCTGTCGCGGGATCCGTTGCTCTTAGTAAAACCGGATCAGGTGTTTGTCTTGATCGCCGCGCTTGTTTTGATGCTCGCACTACACCTGGTCTTATCGCGAACCACTTTTGGATTTTCCCTTCGGGCGGTTGCCGAAAATCCAGGCCTTGCGCAAGTCCACGGCGTCAACCTCAAGCGGATGATTGCCGCGGTCTGGATCATCGGCGGAGGGCTCGGCGCGGTCGCCGGGATCTTTTATGGCCTAAGCTATCAGATCACCCCAGTTATGGGCCGGGACCTGGTTTTACCGATCTTTGCCGCGACCATCGTTGGCGGCATCGGCAGCGTTTATGGGGCAGTGCTCGGCGGTTTCATTGTTGGCATTGCCTCAAACCTCGCGCTGGTGATCCTGCCCTCCGGTTATAGCCCATCGGTGCCCTTCCTCATGATTTTGGCTGTCCTTCTGGTGCGTCCCAACGGTTTGTTTGGGGAGGCACGGGCATGA
- a CDS encoding ABC transporter ATP-binding protein produces the protein MPNAVLSVDNVTAGYVPDLPILRDVSLEAEREKLTVIIGPNGAGKSTLIKAVVGLLPVSKGSITANGQDITGLSPDRMTSAGIAYVPQTDNVFRTLTIRQNIDLALQKHTSAADKLSELYERFPVLADKQRDKAGSLSGGQRQFLAVAMALAADPVLILMDEPSAGLSPKAAEEVLDHAKQLTNHGVTILLVEQNVKQALKRADHCYVLAEGRNQIDGPATDLLQDPALGRIYLGGERRVPA, from the coding sequence ATGCCTAATGCGGTGCTTTCCGTTGACAACGTGACTGCCGGCTATGTTCCAGATTTGCCGATCTTGCGGGATGTGTCCTTAGAGGCCGAACGTGAAAAACTGACGGTCATTATCGGTCCCAACGGGGCCGGAAAGTCGACCTTGATCAAGGCAGTCGTCGGCCTTTTGCCAGTCAGCAAAGGAAGCATCACAGCAAACGGTCAGGACATCACGGGCCTGTCCCCTGATCGCATGACGAGCGCTGGCATCGCTTATGTTCCGCAAACGGACAATGTGTTCAGGACGCTGACAATCCGCCAGAACATTGATCTGGCTTTGCAAAAACACACAAGCGCTGCGGACAAACTGTCTGAACTCTACGAACGGTTTCCGGTACTCGCAGACAAGCAGCGCGACAAGGCAGGTTCCTTGTCTGGTGGGCAACGTCAATTTCTGGCCGTTGCGATGGCTTTGGCTGCAGATCCAGTTTTGATCCTGATGGACGAACCATCGGCCGGCCTCTCGCCAAAGGCTGCAGAAGAAGTGCTTGATCACGCCAAGCAGCTGACCAACCACGGCGTGACCATCCTGTTGGTCGAGCAGAACGTCAAACAGGCTCTTAAACGGGCTGATCATTGTTATGTGCTTGCCGAGGGCCGAAACCAGATTGACGGGCCCGCAACGGATCTTTTGCAGGATCCGGCGCTCGGCCGGATCTATCTGGGCGGGGAAAGGCGGGTGCCGGCATGA
- a CDS encoding ABC transporter ATP-binding protein: MAEPILKLTNVSRSFGDFLAVDGVSLDIRSGSITGLIGPNGAGKSTLFNVVAGDLAPSSGRVVFDGQDISKLAPEQRFAAGLGRTFQIPRPFKRMSVLENVMLAPLDQSGEGLLAPIFGRARIRQEEAAIRKRALEVLEFVTLRPLADQPAGKISGGQMKLLELARVLMGDPKLILLDEPAAGVNPALTEVLIGKIEELNRSGKTFLIIEHDMDFVMRHCDPVIALAEGRVVFEGSAEEAQSNPVLLDAYLGAPVDA, translated from the coding sequence ATGGCTGAGCCGATCCTCAAGCTGACCAACGTCTCCCGGTCCTTCGGCGATTTTCTCGCCGTGGATGGGGTGTCGCTTGATATCCGAAGTGGATCCATTACCGGCCTCATTGGTCCAAATGGCGCCGGTAAGTCGACACTCTTCAACGTCGTTGCCGGAGACTTGGCGCCAAGTAGTGGGAGGGTCGTTTTTGATGGTCAGGACATTTCCAAACTAGCGCCGGAACAACGTTTCGCAGCTGGCCTTGGCCGCACCTTTCAGATCCCGCGGCCTTTTAAGCGCATGAGCGTTTTGGAAAACGTCATGCTGGCGCCGCTGGATCAGAGCGGGGAGGGGCTGCTTGCTCCGATTTTTGGCCGTGCCAGGATCCGTCAGGAAGAAGCCGCCATTCGAAAGCGTGCGCTCGAGGTTCTTGAATTTGTGACCCTCCGTCCGCTTGCTGACCAGCCGGCTGGCAAGATATCGGGCGGTCAGATGAAGCTGCTGGAGTTGGCGCGTGTCCTGATGGGCGATCCGAAACTGATCCTCTTGGACGAACCGGCCGCTGGTGTGAACCCGGCACTTACCGAAGTGCTGATCGGCAAGATCGAAGAGCTCAATCGGTCCGGAAAAACCTTTCTCATCATTGAACACGATATGGATTTTGTGATGCGCCACTGCGATCCGGTGATCGCCCTTGCCGAGGGACGCGTCGTCTTTGAAGGCTCAGCTGAAGAAGCTCAGTCCAACCCTGTTCTTTTGGATGCATATCTTGGAGCACCGGTCGATGCCTAA